One genomic region from Coleofasciculus sp. FACHB-1120 encodes:
- a CDS encoding IS630 family transposase, with translation MEEILNPYEDIVKKYRKTRYWCGDESRMGLITLWARKLTLKGVQPIGIEQWCFDYFWLYGLVEPMTGESFFDEFCHLDSICFEKYLELFAEKFPEDFHVIQLDNEPLHQAYDLAIPENVAILFQPPYSPQANPIERLWKAIKKDMKWELFDNLDELRDSLKKILDKLTVQDITSLTKWQFLVEGLSVANI, from the coding sequence ATAGAAGAAATACTGAATCCTTACGAGGACATAGTAAAAAAATATCGAAAAACTCGATATTGGTGTGGAGATGAGTCGAGAATGGGGCTGATAACGCTGTGGGCTAGGAAACTGACTCTTAAGGGAGTGCAGCCGATAGGGATAGAGCAATGGTGCTTTGACTATTTCTGGCTGTATGGATTGGTAGAGCCGATGACAGGAGAGAGTTTCTTTGATGAATTTTGTCATCTGGATAGCATTTGCTTTGAAAAATATTTAGAGCTATTTGCAGAAAAGTTCCCGGAAGACTTTCATGTGATTCAGCTAGATAACGAACCCTTACATCAGGCTTATGATTTAGCCATACCAGAGAATGTGGCAATTCTTTTTCAGCCCCCCTATAGTCCTCAAGCTAATCCAATAGAAAGATTATGGAAAGCTATCAAGAAAGATATGAAGTGGGAACTGTTTGATAACTTAGATGAGTTAAGAGACTCTCTCAAAAAGATTCTGGATAAGTTAACCGTACAAGATATCACTTCTTTAACAAAATGGCAATTCCTTGTTGAGGGGCTATCTGTAGCAAACATTTAG